The Chamaesiphon minutus PCC 6605 DNA window ATCTAAAACCCAAATCGGGTTCCAAACATCGCAAACGCCGTGTCGGACGCGGTATCGCTGCCGGACAAGGTGCCAGCGGCGGTTTCGGGATGCGGGGTCAAAAATCCCGTTCCGGTAGTCCCACCCGTCCTGGATTTGAAGGCGGTCAAATGCCTTTGTATCGTCGGTTGCCTAAATTAAAACATTTCCCGCTGATTAATCAGAAGGAATATACCGTAATTAACGTGCGCCGACTATCAGAATTGCCTGCTAATAGTGAGGTGACTTTAGAATCATTAATGGCAGCAGGAATTGTCACTACCAATGATGGCCCCTTGAAACTATTGGGCGATGGCGAACTAACCGTCGCGCTCAATTGTAAAGCCGCAGCTTTTACAACTGGAGCGCGGACTAAAATTGAAGCCGCTGGTGGCAGTTGCGAAATTGTCTAAGGTTTTCATCTGAACCAAAAAATTAGATGGACTCCAGCATTGCCGTTCGACCATTGGCGATGCTGGGTTCTTTTTTTATCCCCAGAATTAACTGGAAAAATGTATACTGAAGTTCATAATGGTAACAGTTCTTTATATTTGAGCTTTGAAATTACATAAATTTGCTGAGGTATGTTAAATGGACGCAAGTAGAGAAAAGGCACCATCTGCCCAAGAGACATTCGTGCAGATGGCGCAAGCAGCAGGTTTGAGAGGTCGAATTTTAGTGACCCTTGGATTGCTGATTTTGGCGCGGTTCGGCACATTCGTTCCGATCCCGGGGATCGATCGAGTAGCCTTTGCCGAAAGTATTAAAAATAGCCCGACAATCGGCTTTTTAGATATTTTCTCAGGGGGCGCATTTTCCACAGTTGGAGTTTTTGCATTAGGCATCATTCCCTATATTAATGCCTCGATTATTATCCAGTTACTAACAACTGCTTTACCCGCGCTAGAAAAACTTCAGAAAGAAGAAGGTGAAGCCGGAAGACGCAAGATTTCCCAAATCACTCGTTATGTCGCCGTCGGTTGGGGAATTGCCTATAGTATCGGAATTGCTCTGTGGCTGCAAAAGTATGCTCTACCAGGACATCAAACTACCTTCTTCGTAGTCAGTACGGTGATGGCTCTGACGGCTGGTTCGATGTTTGTCATGTGGATTTCAGAACTAATTACCGAACGTGGGATCGGTAATGGTGCTTCACTACTGATTTTCCTCAATATTGTGGCTGTATTACCCAAATCCTTGGGCGATACGATCGATCTAGCTCAGAGTGGCGATAGCTCAATTTTGACGCGGACGGTTGCACTTTTGGCAGTCTTTATTTTGATGACAGTAGGCATCGTATTCGTCCAAGAGGGTACTCGCCGGATTCCAATTATCTCTGCTCGTCGTCAAGTCGGACGTAGAATCCAACGCGAACGTACCAGCTATCTACCACTGCGACTCAATCAGGGTGGGGTAATGCCAATTATTTTTGCATCCTCAGTTCTAGTCTTGCCTAGTGCGCTAGCATCCTTTGCCGGTAAAAATGTCGGTGCAGATGGTAATCTCGATGCCATCAGCCAAGCCGTAATTAATGCGGCTAATTTCCTTGCACCAGGAACGCCAGCACATGTGGCATTTTATGTGGTCTTGATTGTCTTTTTTAGCTATTTCTACAGTTCGCTAGTCGTGAACCCTGTCGATATGGCCCAAAACCTGAAGAAAATGGGTGCCAGTATTCCTGGTATTCGTCCTGGGGTAGCTACGAGCAAATATATTGAAGGGATTCTCGCTCGCCTGACACTACTCGGCGCAATCTTTTTGGGAATTGTTGCTACCGTACCGACTGCGATCGAAAGTGCGCTCGGCGTCAGTACCTTCCGAGGTTTCGGGGCCACATCCCTGTTGATTTTAGTCAGCGTCGCGATCGATACTGCCAAACAAGTCCAAACCCTCGTCATCTCTCAACGGTATGAAGGTATGATCGGCAAAGAATAGCAAACAGTGGATAGTGGATAGTGGATAGTGGATAGCGACCTACATACGCATTTCTTTCACTATTCACACCCCACTATTTACAAAAATACTATTCACTAATCACTATCCACTATTCACTTCCATGACTAGACTAATTTTTCTGGGTGCCCCCGGTGCGGGTAAAGGCACCCAAGCCCAGATCCTCGCTCGATCGTGCGGAATTGCCCATATTTCGACAGGCGATATCTTGCGCGCTGAAGTTAAAGCACAGACGGATTTAGGTGTTAAAGCTAAATCTTTTATGGATAAGGGCGAACTCGTACCCGATTCGCTGTTATTGGATATGATTCGCGGACGATTGAATCAAGATGATGCCAGTACGGGTTGGATCTTAGATGGTTTTCCGCGCAATGTGGCTCAAGCAGAATTTCTCGATCGATTGCTCGCTGACATTGGTCAAAGTTACGAACTGGCGATCGATCTGAGCGTACCGCAATCGGTATTAGTAACCCGATTACTCGATCGAGCTAAGATTCAAAATCGTCCCGATGACACCGAGGACGTCATTCGCAGGCGATTGGTAGTCTATGACGAGCAAACGGCACCACTGATCGATTTCTACCAGCGTAAAGGCGTTTTACGTAGCATTGATGGCGATCGTGATTTGGCCGCAGTTACTAGCGAGCTAGAGGCATTGGTGAAGTAGTGCGATCGTGGAAGGGTAATGGATTTTGGATTTTGCTGGTGCATGTGTTTCAGTCAAGACGGATTTTGGATTGAGAAGAAAATGCTCCTCGTCCCCCCGTCTCCTCGTCTCCCCGTCTCCCTGTTAAAATAAAACTAGAAGTTAAAAAATTAACTTGCTACTAAAACTTGTCCTAATTTGAGGTAAATATTAATTGTCTAAACAAGATTTGATTGAAATGGAGGGCACGGTCACAGAGTCCTTGCCTAATGCCATGTTTCGAGTCGATCTAGATAATGGGTTTAATGTTTTAGCCCACATCTCTGGTAAAATTCGTCGCAACTATATTAAAATTCTTCCTGGCGATCGAGTCAAGGTAGAACTGACCCCTTACGATCTGAGTAAAGGGCGGATTACCTACCGACTGCGTAATAAAAAATAGTTATATTTTCCGCCCCATCCCCTCAGTTTTAGTCCTTTCGCCATCTGGTGGATCGTCTCCAGCAAAATTGTCGTGCGATCGCTACTGACAATTATGTGAAAAATGTTATAATATTAAGCTTGCAGTGTTGACCAAATTGGCATGAAAGTCCGAGCGTCTGTCAAAAAAATTTGTGAAAAGTGCCGCGTCATTCGTCGGCGCGGTCGGGTCATGGTCATTTGTGCCAACCCGAAACATAAACAACGTCAAGGTTAGATGGCTAGTCCAAGTTGCTAGTTAGTCATTGATACCAAGCGTAGATTCGTAGATTAAATGGCGATCGAATGGAAACAATGGCATGGGCGAGTTGCATTAGTCCCAGGCCAAACCTTTTCAGTCCCTCGATCGTCCCTAGAGCAAAGTAAATTGGAGAAACAAGTGTGGCACGGATAGCAGGTGTAGACCTCCCCCGCGACAAACGCGTGGAGATAGGTCTGACATACATCTTTGGGATCGGTTTAACCCGAGCTAAAGAAGTATTAGCAAAGACGGGTGTAAATCCGGATACGCGCGTAAAAGATCTCTCAGAAGCTGATGTCGCTCTCCTGCGGGAGCGCGTCGAAGGCGACTATCAGATCGAAGGCGACTTACGCCGCTGGGAATCGATGAACATCAAGCGATTGATCGATATCGGCTCCTATCGGGGACGCAGACACCGCATGGGCTTGCCCGTTCGCGGTCAACGCACGCGTACCAATGCGCGGACTCGTCGCGGTCGTCGCGCTACCGTCGCTGGGAAGAAAAAAGCTCCCGGTAAGAAATAACATGGTTCGATGGTTGTGGCAACCTAGCAATAGCCAATTGGCGATTAGTAACTCCCGATCTTCTCTATCAGATTTAATGATAGCTAGTCGGCTGGTTGCTCCTCGCCAATTAGCGTGTCTATAACTCTTGCCATAACTGAATATTGGCGCATCTGGCAACTGAAAGAATCAGCGGACGATTATACTACCGGACGCAGCTTCGATCCAGCCAATCGCTCGTTGACACATCGAATTCGACCGCAGTGGATATAAACATCGATCGATCCATTGATATTTTCTAAATACGATGGAACGCCGATGGCGATCCCAACAGACCGCAGTGGATTAACATCGATCACCTCATTGATATTTTCTAAACATAGACCGACATGGCTCGACAACCTAGTAAAAAGACTGGCCCCAAAAAGCAGAAGCGCAACGTTCCGAACGGAGTAGCTTACATCCAGTCCACATTCAACAACACGATCGTCACTATTTCTGACGCCAATGGCGATTGTATCTCCTGGGCTTCTAGTGGCTCTAGCGGATTCAAAGGCGCGAAAAAAGGTACTCCCTTTGCCGCTCAGACAGCCGCAGAAAGTGCTGGCAAACGGGCGATGGATCAAGGAATGCGGCAGCTTGAAGTGATGGTCAGCGGGCCTGGAGCGGGTCGTGAGACTGCGATTCGTGCGCTCCAAGGTGCAGGGTTAGAAATTACCCTAATCCGCGATGTCACTCCAATTCCTCACAATGGCTGCCGTCCTCCAAAACGGCGCAGAGTTTAGATACAATTTGGGATTTGTAGGCGCGACTGTAGCCATTGCTACTAATCGTACTTACGAATTGGAAATTGTTAGGTTAGAAAGAGATAGTATCGCTGCAAGGCGATCGTCTGTAAAAAGTTTAAATGTAAGTACAAACTGGGTAGGGAGGTCACTCTGTGGCGCAGTTTCAGATCGAGTGTGTCGAGTCTAAGACCGAGTCAAATCAAAGTCAATATAGTAAGTTTATTCTAGAACCGCTCGATCGCGGGCAAGGTACCACGATCGGTAACTCGCTCCGGCGGGTATTGCTGTCCAACTTAGAAGGGACATGCATTACAGCGGTTAGAGTAGCTGGATTAATTAGAGACGAAAAAACTGGCGTCAAACCCGGTACGGTCAATCACGAGTTTGCTACCTTAGTCGGCGTCCGGCAGGATGTGTTAGAACTCCTGCTGAACATGAAAGAGGTCAAGCTCAAAAGTTACACCTCGCAGCCGCAAATTGGTCGCTTGAATGTAACTGGGCCTGCTGAAGTGACAACTGCCGATTTTGAGTTGCCTTCTGAAGTAGAAGTTGTCGATCCCAACCAATATGTAGCTACCGTCGCTGAGGGTGGCAAATTGGAAATGGAATTTCGGATCGAGCGCGGCAAAGGCTATCGCTCCGTAGACAAGTTCCGCGAACAAGGTCTAGCAATGGATTTACTCCAAATCGATGCTGTCTTTATGCCTGTAACTCAGGTTAACTACAGTACCGAAGATGTGCGGATCGATGGCGCAGTCGAAAAGGATCGACTGATCCTCGAAATCTGGACTAATGGTAGCCTGACACCTCAAGAAGCATTGAGCGAATCTGCCAAAATTTTGGTCGATCTACTCAATCCGCTCAAGGACATCAGCTTGGAATCTTTCCAACCAGAATATCCAGACGAAGAAGATCCCTCCAACCAAATTCCGATCGAAGAGTTAAATCTCTCTGTTAGAGCCTACAACTGCTTAAAACGCGCGCAAATTAACTCAGTCTCCGATTTAATGGGTTACACCCAAGAAGACCTCTTAGAAATTAAGAACTTCGGCCTCAAGTCGGCAGAGGAGGTGATAGAAGCACTGGAAAAGCGATTGGGGATCAAACTACCCCACGATAAATCAGTAAAAGTCTGAGGCATCGGGGGCACAGGACTAGCAACTCGGCAGAATGTTCGTCTCGATCCAATACTGTTCGGTTAGACAATTAGACAGCAGTTTCAACCGCTGTTAAGGTTGCAAAGTCCGCCTACGCGGACTAAAACTCAAGCAAATAGTCGCTTAACCAAACTGCATTGCATCTCGATCGAGACCATTTTACCTAGATTGCTCTTCCCACTCTTGTCCCAAGGTAGTGCGATCTCAACCACAAGTTCACACCAAATTAAAATTAAGGAAAAATACAATGCGTCATCGCTGCCGCGTGCCCAAACTGGGCAAGCCAGCCGACCAACGGAAAGCCCTGTTACGGTCTTTGACGACCGAACTAATCCGCCACGGTCGCATCACAACCACTCTGGTCAAGGCCAAAGCCATGCGTCCAGAAGTTGAGAAAATGGTTACCCTCGCCAAATCTGGCACTCTTGCCGCTCGTCGTCAAGCTCTAGGTTATATCTACGACCAAAACCTGGTCCACGCTTTATTTGAAGAAGCCCCCGAACGTTATGGTAACCGCCAAGGTGGTTACACTCGCGTCGTCCGCACGGTACCGCGTCGCGGTGACAATGCAGAAATGGCCATCATCGAAATGATGTAGAGTCGAGCTTGAGTAAATCGCTACCTGTTATTTGTGATTCAATGGCTGCAAAAAACCACAAACTCATAACTAACAGTAAACCCCAGCGCATTGCTCTAGTCATTCAATACTCAGGTACCCACCTGTATGGCTGGCAAAAGCAACCTCAAGGACGTACCGTTCAGTCGGAAATCGAACGGGCGATCGATAATGCCATTAGGCGACCCGTCAGCATCTATGGTGCCGGACGTACCGATAGCGGCGTTCATGCGGCAGCTCAAGTCGCTCACTTCGACAATCCGAGCGTGATTCCCGCCAATAGTTGGGCCGCAGTCCTCAACTCGCGGTTGCCCGATGATATTGTCATCCGTGCTTCTGCTCCAGTTGACGATCGTTGGCACGCGCGCTTCTCCGCTAGTTACCGACGGTATCGATATACCATCTATACGGCAGCACAACCCAACTTGTTCGTGCGACCCTATAGTTGGCATTATTATCAACAACCGCTGGTTATCGAGCGAATGCAAGCGGCTGTAGCCCCAATGCTGGGAACCCATCATCTAGCGGCATTCCATCGGACGGATTCGGGTCGATCGCATTCTTGGGTGGATATTCAGGATGTCAGTTGTCACCAGTCGGGAGACTTCGTTCAGATCGAAATTCAAGCCAATGGATTTTTGTATGGAATGGTACGCCTGTTGGTCGGACTGCTGATTCAAGTCGGAAATGGCGATTTATCGATCGCTGAATTCACTAAAATCTGGCAAACCGAACAACGCTCGCAAGTCAGACATTCCGCCCCTGCGAAGGGTTTATGTTTGCTGCGAGTCGGGTATCCAGATTTTCCCTTCCCTAAGTCAGTCTGGTACGATACCCAACCGCAATTTTTATTGCCGACAACTTAGGGATACTCACATCTTGTAACAATGCATACAGACTAGTACAAACATAGATCTGAGGGTACCCACAAGGGGCACCCCTACAGATTAATTGTGTAGGGGTGACCCTTGTGGGTACCCTGGGTCTAAACTAAGCACTGGTATGTTTAAACTGGTGCAAGACGTGAGGATATTTATAAGTGTTGGGTTTGGCGATCGCTACCCAACTGCAATTCTCACTAGTCATAGCTACTCACTCATCGCTGTTGGGTGTCGCTATGCTCCCAACCTACAACTGATACTAAGATCGTGGAAAAAACCTACTTACCACCAACTAATAATACTGCTGATGCCAAGTGGTACATCAT harbors:
- the rplQ gene encoding 50S ribosomal protein L17, producing the protein MRHRCRVPKLGKPADQRKALLRSLTTELIRHGRITTTLVKAKAMRPEVEKMVTLAKSGTLAARRQALGYIYDQNLVHALFEEAPERYGNRQGGYTRVVRTVPRRGDNAEMAIIEMM
- the rpmJ gene encoding 50S ribosomal protein L36; translated protein: MKVRASVKKICEKCRVIRRRGRVMVICANPKHKQRQG
- the rpsK gene encoding 30S ribosomal protein S11 translates to MARQPSKKTGPKKQKRNVPNGVAYIQSTFNNTIVTISDANGDCISWASSGSSGFKGAKKGTPFAAQTAAESAGKRAMDQGMRQLEVMVSGPGAGRETAIRALQGAGLEITLIRDVTPIPHNGCRPPKRRRV
- the rplO gene encoding 50S ribosomal protein L15, which gives rise to MRLIDLKPKSGSKHRKRRVGRGIAAGQGASGGFGMRGQKSRSGSPTRPGFEGGQMPLYRRLPKLKHFPLINQKEYTVINVRRLSELPANSEVTLESLMAAGIVTTNDGPLKLLGDGELTVALNCKAAAFTTGARTKIEAAGGSCEIV
- a CDS encoding DNA-directed RNA polymerase subunit alpha, which translates into the protein MAQFQIECVESKTESNQSQYSKFILEPLDRGQGTTIGNSLRRVLLSNLEGTCITAVRVAGLIRDEKTGVKPGTVNHEFATLVGVRQDVLELLLNMKEVKLKSYTSQPQIGRLNVTGPAEVTTADFELPSEVEVVDPNQYVATVAEGGKLEMEFRIERGKGYRSVDKFREQGLAMDLLQIDAVFMPVTQVNYSTEDVRIDGAVEKDRLILEIWTNGSLTPQEALSESAKILVDLLNPLKDISLESFQPEYPDEEDPSNQIPIEELNLSVRAYNCLKRAQINSVSDLMGYTQEDLLEIKNFGLKSAEEVIEALEKRLGIKLPHDKSVKV
- the infA gene encoding translation initiation factor IF-1; amino-acid sequence: MSKQDLIEMEGTVTESLPNAMFRVDLDNGFNVLAHISGKIRRNYIKILPGDRVKVELTPYDLSKGRITYRLRNKK
- a CDS encoding adenylate kinase, giving the protein MTRLIFLGAPGAGKGTQAQILARSCGIAHISTGDILRAEVKAQTDLGVKAKSFMDKGELVPDSLLLDMIRGRLNQDDASTGWILDGFPRNVAQAEFLDRLLADIGQSYELAIDLSVPQSVLVTRLLDRAKIQNRPDDTEDVIRRRLVVYDEQTAPLIDFYQRKGVLRSIDGDRDLAAVTSELEALVK
- the truA gene encoding tRNA pseudouridine(38-40) synthase TruA, with amino-acid sequence MAAKNHKLITNSKPQRIALVIQYSGTHLYGWQKQPQGRTVQSEIERAIDNAIRRPVSIYGAGRTDSGVHAAAQVAHFDNPSVIPANSWAAVLNSRLPDDIVIRASAPVDDRWHARFSASYRRYRYTIYTAAQPNLFVRPYSWHYYQQPLVIERMQAAVAPMLGTHHLAAFHRTDSGRSHSWVDIQDVSCHQSGDFVQIEIQANGFLYGMVRLLVGLLIQVGNGDLSIAEFTKIWQTEQRSQVRHSAPAKGLCLLRVGYPDFPFPKSVWYDTQPQFLLPTT
- the secY gene encoding preprotein translocase subunit SecY — protein: MDASREKAPSAQETFVQMAQAAGLRGRILVTLGLLILARFGTFVPIPGIDRVAFAESIKNSPTIGFLDIFSGGAFSTVGVFALGIIPYINASIIIQLLTTALPALEKLQKEEGEAGRRKISQITRYVAVGWGIAYSIGIALWLQKYALPGHQTTFFVVSTVMALTAGSMFVMWISELITERGIGNGASLLIFLNIVAVLPKSLGDTIDLAQSGDSSILTRTVALLAVFILMTVGIVFVQEGTRRIPIISARRQVGRRIQRERTSYLPLRLNQGGVMPIIFASSVLVLPSALASFAGKNVGADGNLDAISQAVINAANFLAPGTPAHVAFYVVLIVFFSYFYSSLVVNPVDMAQNLKKMGASIPGIRPGVATSKYIEGILARLTLLGAIFLGIVATVPTAIESALGVSTFRGFGATSLLILVSVAIDTAKQVQTLVISQRYEGMIGKE
- the rpsM gene encoding 30S ribosomal protein S13, whose translation is MARIAGVDLPRDKRVEIGLTYIFGIGLTRAKEVLAKTGVNPDTRVKDLSEADVALLRERVEGDYQIEGDLRRWESMNIKRLIDIGSYRGRRHRMGLPVRGQRTRTNARTRRGRRATVAGKKKAPGKK